The following proteins are co-located in the Acropora palmata chromosome 11, jaAcrPala1.3, whole genome shotgun sequence genome:
- the LOC141897080 gene encoding uncharacterized protein LOC141897080: MDDIYDRFHHLVDNLDLVWLDPEAFADAVYEKGAPLTGCWGFIDGTPRPIARPVRNQRIMYSGHKRTHCLKFQSVQAPNGMIAHMFGPIEGRRHDSFMLGVSDLSAKLRRFVQHNGEPYVIYGDPAYGITQNIISPFRQAHLTDDEQEFNARMSKVRTCVGWGFAKICQNFAYFGFKKNLKILLQPVGKYYLVACILINCHTCFYGSQKSTYFNLDPPSVETYLSNQ, translated from the exons ATGGATGATATCTATGACAGATTTCACCACCTCGTAGATAATCTGGACCTGGTATGGCTTGATCCTGAAGCTTTTGCTGATGCTGTTTACGAAAAAGGAGCTCCGCTTACTGGGTGTTGGGGTTTTATTGATGGGACTCCCCGACCAATAGCCCGTCCTGTACGCAATCAACGAATTATGTACAGTGGTCATAAGAGGACACACTGCTTAAAATTCCAG TCTGTTCAAGCCCCAAATGGCATGATAGCCCATATGTTTGGTCCCATAGAGGGTCGCCGACATGATTCCTTCATGCTTGGGGTGAGCGACCTGTCAGCTAAACTGAGGCGATTTGTTCAACACAATGGCGAGCCATACGTTATTTATGGGGATCCTGCTTATGGCATTACACAGAACATTATTTCTCCATTTCGTCAAGCACACCTTACAGATGATGAGCAAGAATTTAATGCAAGAATGAGCAAAGTTCGAACATGTGTCGGATGGGGTTTTGCCAAAATCTGCcaaaattttgcttatttcGGTTTTAAAAAGAACTTAAAGATCCTTTTACAGCCTGTGGGTAAATATTATTTAGTTGCATGTATTCTTATCAATTGTCACACCTGCTTCTATGGCTCACAGAAAAGCACTTATTTTAATTTAGACCCACCATCCGTGGAAACCTATCTATCCAACCAGTGA